The proteins below come from a single Gordonia sp. X0973 genomic window:
- a CDS encoding glycosyltransferase family 1 protein, producing MRVAIVSESFLPQVNGVTNSVLRVVDHLEAHGHEALVIAPDTPRGQPSGPDLAGRRTPVRHVPAIMVPGVPSLPVGVPTPTVHRALRDFAPDVVHLASPFVLGGAGAYAARRLRLPSVAVFQTDVAGFAASYRANFTSRAAWRYLRRLHSACDRTLAPSSATAADLRAHGIPRVHRWGRGVDLGLFGPEHSDADLVAQWSGADHDDDRQRPLVIGFVGRLAPEKDVQKLAPLAADPTVRLVIVGDGPQRDQLVKQLPGAIFTGALHGAELARAYASFDVFVHAGAHETFCQTIQEAMASGLPVVGPDAGGPRDLIAHCRTGFLLDPVRFSDALPGAIDSLRDPVTRARFGASGLARVRNRTWSSVCDELLSHYRAVVASREAQTPTPLAG from the coding sequence ATGCGAGTGGCCATTGTTTCCGAGAGTTTCCTGCCGCAGGTCAACGGAGTGACCAATTCGGTGCTGCGCGTCGTCGACCACCTCGAGGCCCACGGTCACGAGGCGCTCGTCATCGCGCCGGACACCCCGCGGGGCCAACCGTCCGGCCCGGACCTCGCCGGTCGACGCACCCCGGTCCGCCACGTCCCGGCGATCATGGTGCCCGGCGTCCCGTCGCTCCCGGTGGGCGTGCCGACGCCCACGGTGCACCGCGCGCTGCGCGACTTCGCCCCCGACGTGGTGCATCTGGCCTCCCCGTTCGTCCTCGGCGGTGCGGGCGCCTACGCCGCCCGCCGTCTCCGGCTGCCGTCGGTGGCCGTCTTCCAGACCGATGTCGCCGGCTTCGCCGCCAGCTATCGCGCCAACTTCACCTCGCGCGCCGCGTGGCGCTACCTCCGTCGGCTGCACTCGGCCTGCGACCGGACGCTGGCCCCGTCGAGCGCCACCGCCGCCGACCTGCGGGCACACGGCATCCCCCGGGTCCACCGCTGGGGTCGCGGCGTGGACCTCGGGCTGTTCGGCCCGGAGCATTCCGACGCCGACCTCGTCGCGCAGTGGTCCGGCGCCGACCACGACGACGATCGGCAGCGCCCGCTCGTCATCGGTTTCGTCGGCCGTCTCGCCCCGGAGAAGGACGTGCAGAAGCTGGCCCCGCTTGCCGCCGACCCGACGGTCCGCCTGGTCATCGTCGGCGACGGTCCGCAGCGCGACCAACTGGTCAAGCAGCTGCCCGGCGCGATCTTCACCGGTGCGCTGCACGGCGCGGAACTGGCCCGGGCCTACGCGAGCTTCGACGTCTTCGTCCACGCCGGGGCGCATGAGACCTTCTGCCAGACCATCCAGGAGGCGATGGCCAGCGGCCTGCCCGTCGTCGGACCCGACGCCGGTGGACCGCGCGATCTGATCGCGCACTGCCGCACCGGATTCCTGCTCGACCCGGTCCGTTTCTCCGACGCGCTGCCCGGCGCCATCGACTCGCTGCGCGACCCGGTGACCCGGGCCCGGTTCGGCGCCTCCGGGCTGGCCCGTGTGCGCAACCGCACGTGGTCTTCGGTGTGCGACGAGCTGTTGAGCCACTACCGGGCCGTCGTCGCGTCGCGGGAGGCGCAGACGCCGACCCCGCTCGCCGGCTGA
- the menD gene encoding 2-succinyl-5-enolpyruvyl-6-hydroxy-3-cyclohexene-1-carboxylic-acid synthase, which translates to MPINPSTLQGRVIVDEMIRGGVTDAVLCPGSRNAPLAFALHAADAAGRIRLHVRIDERSAGYLALGLAVSSRRPVPIVLTSGTAVANVSPAVFEANYARVPLVVVSANRPYELLGSGANQTVEQFGLFGTQVRAAISIGLAEDGVDTNSQWRSAVGRVLAAARGARTGNAGPVQFDIPLREPLVPDPQDPSDADLGAFAGRPDGQPWTYAPAGRLDIPVPIDLSLDTVVIAGHGAGANPELAGLPTVAEPTAPVPDNPLHPLALRAVKPRQAIICGRPTLHRDVSRLLADPDVAVHAITTGPRWPDVSGNVVSTGTRAEPVGAPRDAWLADCAQAHRRTVGAVSAVLADTPAVTGLHVAAAVGRAVGPERQLFLGASNPIRDVALAAVIDPGARVLSNRGVAGIDGTNSTAIGAALAADGDAAGGPGSTGTVALMGDLTFIHDTTGLIIGPGEPRPADLRIVVANDDGGGIFGLLEQGDPRFNGDAYAGAYERIFGTPHHTDLAALCAGVRVGHRRLTVEELGDALAAPATGAPCPIVLEVATDRTVLREVHAAIAARLAG; encoded by the coding sequence ATGCCGATCAACCCGTCGACGTTGCAGGGCCGGGTCATCGTCGACGAGATGATCCGCGGTGGCGTGACCGACGCGGTCCTGTGCCCCGGTTCGCGCAACGCGCCCCTGGCCTTCGCGCTGCACGCCGCCGACGCCGCCGGGCGGATCCGGCTGCACGTGCGCATCGACGAGCGATCCGCCGGATACCTCGCACTGGGCCTCGCGGTGTCCTCACGTCGACCGGTGCCCATCGTGCTGACCAGCGGAACCGCAGTCGCCAACGTGAGCCCCGCGGTCTTCGAGGCGAACTACGCCCGGGTCCCGCTCGTCGTCGTCAGCGCGAACCGTCCGTATGAACTGCTCGGTTCCGGGGCCAATCAGACGGTGGAGCAGTTCGGGCTGTTCGGCACCCAGGTGCGCGCGGCGATCAGCATCGGACTCGCCGAGGACGGCGTCGACACCAACAGTCAGTGGCGCTCGGCGGTCGGCCGGGTTCTGGCCGCGGCCCGCGGCGCGCGCACCGGCAACGCCGGCCCCGTTCAGTTCGACATCCCGCTGCGCGAACCGCTCGTCCCCGACCCGCAGGACCCGTCCGACGCCGATCTGGGCGCCTTCGCCGGCCGCCCCGACGGCCAGCCGTGGACCTACGCCCCGGCCGGCCGGCTCGACATCCCGGTGCCGATCGATCTGAGTCTCGACACCGTGGTCATCGCGGGCCACGGCGCCGGGGCCAACCCGGAACTGGCCGGACTGCCGACCGTCGCCGAGCCGACCGCACCGGTTCCGGACAACCCGCTGCACCCGTTGGCCTTGCGCGCCGTCAAGCCGCGGCAGGCGATCATCTGCGGGCGGCCGACCCTGCACCGGGACGTCTCCCGGCTGCTCGCCGACCCGGACGTCGCGGTCCACGCGATCACCACCGGTCCGCGCTGGCCGGACGTCTCCGGCAACGTGGTCTCCACCGGGACGCGGGCCGAACCCGTCGGCGCGCCCCGAGACGCATGGCTCGCCGACTGCGCGCAAGCGCACCGTCGCACGGTCGGGGCGGTATCCGCCGTCCTCGCCGACACCCCCGCGGTGACCGGTCTGCACGTCGCCGCGGCCGTCGGGCGGGCGGTCGGACCGGAACGGCAACTGTTCCTCGGCGCCTCCAACCCCATCCGCGACGTGGCGCTGGCCGCCGTCATCGACCCGGGCGCGCGGGTGCTGTCCAACCGGGGCGTGGCCGGGATCGACGGGACGAATTCGACGGCTATCGGCGCCGCGCTGGCCGCCGACGGCGACGCGGCCGGAGGCCCCGGCTCGACGGGCACGGTGGCGTTGATGGGCGACCTCACCTTCATCCACGACACCACCGGGTTGATCATCGGGCCGGGGGAGCCGCGTCCGGCCGACCTGCGGATCGTCGTCGCCAACGACGACGGCGGCGGCATCTTCGGACTCCTGGAACAGGGCGATCCGCGGTTCAACGGCGACGCCTACGCCGGTGCCTACGAACGGATCTTCGGCACCCCGCACCACACCGATCTGGCCGCACTCTGTGCGGGAGTGCGAGTCGGGCACCGCCGGCTCACGGTCGAGGAGTTGGGCGACGCGCTCGCGGCTCCCGCCACCGGGGCGCCCTGTCCGATCGTGCTCGAGGTGGCCACCGACCGCACCGTGCTGCGCGAGGTCCACGCCGCGATCGCGGCGCGGCTCGCCGGGTAA
- a CDS encoding class I SAM-dependent methyltransferase gives MGYYEDHILPHVVQLTCGMPAMRKIRRKATVGMSGDIIEIGFGAGNNVGCYPDEVTSVTAIEPSDTAWEMAADAVKSSSVPIRRGGLDGQRLPFDDDVFDAALSTYTMCTIPDLPTALAELRRVVKPGGSLYFLEHGRAPDEKVRRWQRRLEPLQKRLGGGCHLTRDIPALLADAGWEPVNLEQFYATKTPKTFGALSLGVASAA, from the coding sequence ATGGGTTACTACGAGGACCACATCCTGCCGCACGTCGTCCAACTCACCTGCGGGATGCCGGCGATGCGCAAGATCCGCCGCAAGGCGACCGTCGGGATGAGCGGCGACATCATCGAGATCGGTTTCGGCGCGGGCAACAACGTCGGTTGCTATCCCGACGAGGTGACGTCGGTGACGGCGATCGAGCCGTCGGACACCGCGTGGGAGATGGCTGCCGACGCGGTGAAATCCAGTTCCGTGCCCATCAGGCGTGGCGGGCTCGACGGCCAACGACTGCCCTTCGACGACGACGTGTTCGACGCCGCGCTGTCGACCTACACCATGTGCACGATCCCCGACCTGCCCACCGCCCTGGCCGAGTTGCGCCGCGTCGTCAAACCGGGCGGCTCGCTGTATTTCCTGGAACACGGCCGTGCCCCCGACGAGAAGGTGCGGCGCTGGCAGCGCCGACTGGAGCCGCTGCAGAAACGTCTGGGCGGCGGCTGCCATTTGACCCGCGACATCCCGGCCCTGCTCGCCGACGCCGGATGGGAGCCGGTCAACCTGGAGCAGTTCTACGCGACCAAGACGCCGAAGACTTTCGGCGCGTTGTCGCTCGGCGTGGCATCGGCCGCCTGA
- a CDS encoding trans-acting enoyl reductase family protein encodes MSREFDIVVYGVTGFVGELTARYLAGAAPAGTRIALAGRSEEKLAAVRERLGAAAAQWPLIVADSDRPSTLDAMVARTQVICTTVGPYLRYGEALVTAAASAGTDYVDLTGEVPFVRYSIDKAGETAAATGARIVHACGFDSIPSDLGTYLLHRQAQADGAGTLGDTTMVVTSMRGMASGGTIDSVRVIAEQARDAATRNLLLNPQALSSGPGEIPRADRRSEPSDAALVRASTIDSSLRGTCAPFFMASFNTRIVRRSGSLLDYGPDFHYGEVMSTGRLPVVSTIASAAVAAGLGVGLGAMSFRPTRALLDKVLPKPGEGPDEKSRDKGHFAVQTFTTTSSGRRYRSEMVAQGDPGYKATSVMLGESALALALDRDKLPERSGVLTPAVAMGDVLADRLQAAGFTIGVREL; translated from the coding sequence ATGAGTCGCGAATTCGACATCGTTGTCTATGGCGTCACCGGCTTCGTCGGTGAGCTGACCGCCCGCTATCTGGCCGGGGCCGCCCCGGCGGGAACCCGGATCGCCCTGGCCGGGCGTTCGGAGGAGAAGTTGGCCGCCGTCCGGGAGCGGCTCGGCGCCGCCGCCGCGCAGTGGCCGCTCATCGTCGCCGACTCCGACCGGCCCTCGACGCTCGACGCGATGGTGGCCCGCACCCAGGTGATCTGCACGACCGTCGGCCCCTACCTGCGCTACGGCGAGGCGCTGGTCACCGCCGCCGCGTCGGCCGGCACCGACTACGTCGACCTCACCGGCGAAGTCCCGTTCGTGCGCTACTCCATCGACAAGGCCGGCGAGACCGCCGCGGCCACCGGCGCCCGGATCGTGCACGCCTGCGGCTTCGACTCCATCCCCTCCGACCTCGGCACCTATCTGCTGCACCGCCAGGCGCAGGCCGACGGCGCGGGCACGCTGGGCGATACGACGATGGTCGTAACCTCGATGCGCGGCATGGCGTCGGGCGGCACCATCGACTCGGTCCGCGTCATCGCCGAGCAGGCCCGCGACGCCGCGACGCGCAATCTGCTGCTCAACCCGCAGGCCCTCTCGTCGGGACCCGGCGAGATCCCGCGCGCCGACCGCCGCTCCGAGCCGAGCGACGCGGCGCTGGTGCGGGCGTCGACCATCGATTCGTCGCTGCGCGGGACCTGTGCGCCGTTCTTCATGGCCTCGTTCAACACCCGGATCGTGCGGCGCTCCGGCAGCCTGCTCGATTACGGCCCCGACTTCCACTACGGCGAGGTCATGTCCACCGGTCGCCTACCCGTGGTGTCGACGATCGCGTCGGCGGCCGTCGCCGCCGGCCTGGGCGTCGGACTCGGCGCGATGTCCTTCCGGCCAACCCGTGCCCTCCTCGACAAGGTGCTGCCCAAGCCGGGCGAGGGACCCGACGAGAAGTCCCGCGACAAGGGCCATTTCGCGGTGCAGACCTTCACCACGACGTCGAGCGGGCGCCGCTATCGCAGCGAGATGGTGGCCCAGGGCGATCCCGGGTACAAGGCGACGTCGGTGATGCTGGGCGAGTCGGCGCTGGCGTTGGCCCTCGACCGCGACAAGCTGCCCGAGCGTTCCGGGGTCCTCACCCCGGCCGTCGCGATGGGCGATGTCCTCGCCGATCGGCTCCAGGCGGCCGGCTTCACCATCGGCGTGCGCGAACTCTGA
- a CDS encoding PaaI family thioesterase — translation MSDTSPQTPHEGGFRAVLDVSTERGGPHYAEFSEQVRTLMDKVRYACPTDELAVEAVATLRDLNAKLDEHLVDEWTSPAGTRIDLPARGNITLPPYEVTAASPDGVEATVWFRPYHLGGNGVAHGGQVALAFDDLGGMAGALAVNGVCRTAYLKVNYRSLTPLDTKLTMRTWVDKRDDRKLFIAGTLHDGDRLCADLESLFIALRPGQP, via the coding sequence ATGAGTGACACGTCGCCACAAACCCCCCACGAGGGCGGTTTCCGGGCCGTGCTCGACGTCTCCACCGAGCGCGGCGGGCCGCACTACGCCGAGTTCAGCGAGCAGGTCCGCACCCTCATGGACAAGGTGCGCTATGCCTGCCCGACCGACGAGCTGGCGGTCGAGGCCGTCGCCACGCTGCGCGATCTGAACGCCAAACTCGACGAGCACCTCGTCGACGAATGGACCAGCCCGGCGGGCACTCGCATCGACCTGCCCGCGCGCGGCAACATCACGCTCCCGCCGTACGAGGTCACCGCTGCCAGCCCCGACGGCGTGGAGGCGACGGTGTGGTTCCGGCCCTACCACCTCGGCGGCAACGGCGTCGCGCACGGCGGTCAGGTCGCCCTCGCCTTCGACGATCTCGGCGGGATGGCCGGCGCCCTCGCCGTCAACGGCGTCTGCCGCACCGCGTACCTGAAGGTGAACTACCGCTCGCTCACCCCGCTCGACACCAAGCTGACGATGCGCACCTGGGTGGATAAGCGCGACGACCGCAAGCTGTTCATCGCCGGGACGCTGCACGACGGCGACCGCCTGTGCGCCGACCTCGAGTCCTTGTTCATCGCCCTGCGGCCGGGTCAGCCGTAA
- a CDS encoding 1,4-dihydroxy-2-naphthoyl-CoA synthase has product MSDSNPFDPSQWQPVDGFENLTDITYHRHVGEGRANGIVRIAFDRPEVRNAFRPHTVDELHRTLDHARRTPYVGTVLLTGNGPSPKDGGWAFCSGGDQRIRGRSGYQYATSHDDDVAAAGSDTVDQARVKAEGGRLHILEVQRLIRTMPKVVIAVVNGWAAGGGHSLHVVCDLTLASREHARFKQTDADVGSFDAGYGSAYLAKQVGQKFAREIFFLGESYDAETMHRMGAVNRVADHAELENTAIEWARAINSKSPTAQRMLKFAFNLADDGLMGQQVFAGEATRLAYMTDEAVEGRDAFLEKRPPNWDEYPYYY; this is encoded by the coding sequence ATGAGCGATTCCAACCCGTTCGATCCGTCCCAGTGGCAGCCGGTCGACGGCTTCGAGAACCTGACCGACATCACCTACCACCGCCACGTCGGGGAGGGCCGGGCCAACGGGATCGTGCGCATCGCCTTCGACCGGCCGGAGGTCCGCAACGCCTTCCGACCGCATACCGTCGACGAGCTGCACCGCACCCTCGACCATGCGCGCCGCACGCCGTATGTCGGGACGGTGCTGCTCACCGGCAACGGGCCGTCACCGAAGGACGGCGGCTGGGCGTTCTGCAGCGGCGGCGACCAGCGGATCCGCGGCCGCTCGGGATACCAGTACGCGACGAGCCACGACGACGACGTGGCGGCGGCGGGCAGCGATACCGTCGACCAGGCGCGCGTGAAGGCCGAGGGCGGGCGGCTGCACATCCTCGAGGTGCAGCGCCTGATCCGCACCATGCCCAAGGTCGTGATCGCCGTCGTCAACGGATGGGCGGCCGGCGGCGGGCACTCACTGCACGTCGTCTGCGACCTCACGCTCGCCTCGCGGGAGCACGCCCGCTTCAAGCAGACCGACGCCGACGTTGGTTCGTTCGACGCCGGGTACGGCAGCGCCTATCTGGCCAAACAGGTGGGACAGAAATTCGCCCGCGAGATCTTCTTCCTCGGCGAGTCCTACGACGCGGAGACCATGCACCGGATGGGGGCGGTCAACCGCGTCGCGGACCACGCCGAGTTGGAGAACACCGCCATCGAGTGGGCGCGGGCGATCAACTCGAAGTCGCCGACGGCGCAGCGCATGTTGAAGTTCGCCTTCAACCTGGCCGACGACGGGCTGATGGGCCAGCAGGTCTTCGCCGGGGAGGCGACCCGCCTGGCCTACATGACCGACGAGGCCGTCGAGGGCCGCGACGCCTTCCTGGAGAAGCGGCCGCCCAACTGGGACGAGTACCCCTACTACTACTGA
- a CDS encoding YncE family protein: MTSHLNRASAAALALAATLSLGSIAAPVADAAPAPARPGPAVPQPAGYTINGYSVGVGNERGGNYRGAIDQQTGDLWMTQVEPMSGPTRSSLLRINPNTMAVKQRFNVLEPANTGGHGKYGVQYEINVPKTGNVVWTTAAAANRGEANVWDKTTGKRVARLTNLPHAHWVEFAEGLRVAIISTTTGLAFFDMDTYQRIGDWAFPGSGKKLGAGLAVTNADANDATISVTSYYRDLAQLRITRSGGRVETKLNWNTRQAIAQGHGSVVADTKTNRLYVNNLMAPVGGLSVYNLATGQHITDVNTGIGTNSMLIFKGKVYVANYFLSFLSVVDQKTFAVQQVMTTGLLPNQLLAWKKDTFLVINKSSAISELPTSMVGVKLPPLASGDYVYKVRRVG; this comes from the coding sequence ATGACTTCGCATCTGAATCGCGCATCCGCGGCAGCACTCGCCCTCGCCGCGACCCTGTCCCTCGGCTCCATCGCCGCCCCGGTTGCCGACGCTGCGCCCGCACCGGCCCGTCCCGGACCCGCGGTGCCGCAACCGGCCGGCTACACCATCAACGGCTACAGCGTTGGCGTCGGCAACGAGCGCGGCGGCAACTACCGCGGTGCCATCGACCAGCAGACCGGCGACCTGTGGATGACCCAGGTCGAGCCGATGAGCGGTCCCACCCGGTCGAGCCTGTTGAGGATCAACCCCAACACGATGGCCGTCAAACAGCGGTTCAACGTGCTGGAGCCCGCCAACACCGGCGGTCATGGCAAGTACGGCGTCCAGTACGAGATCAACGTGCCCAAGACCGGCAACGTCGTCTGGACCACCGCCGCCGCCGCCAACCGCGGTGAAGCCAACGTGTGGGACAAGACCACCGGCAAGCGGGTCGCCCGCCTGACGAACCTGCCGCACGCACACTGGGTGGAGTTCGCTGAAGGGCTTCGCGTCGCCATCATCTCCACGACCACCGGCCTGGCGTTCTTCGACATGGACACCTACCAGCGCATCGGCGACTGGGCGTTCCCGGGCAGCGGCAAGAAGCTTGGCGCCGGTCTGGCCGTGACCAACGCCGACGCCAATGACGCCACCATTTCGGTCACCTCGTACTACCGCGATCTCGCCCAGCTGCGCATCACCCGCAGCGGCGGCAGGGTGGAAACCAAGCTCAATTGGAATACTCGGCAGGCCATCGCCCAAGGCCACGGCAGCGTTGTCGCCGACACCAAGACCAACCGGCTGTACGTGAACAACCTGATGGCCCCGGTCGGCGGCCTGTCGGTGTACAACCTGGCCACCGGTCAGCACATCACCGACGTGAACACCGGCATCGGCACCAACTCGATGCTCATCTTCAAAGGCAAGGTGTACGTCGCGAACTACTTCCTCAGCTTCCTCTCGGTGGTCGACCAGAAGACCTTTGCCGTCCAGCAGGTGATGACCACCGGTCTGCTGCCGAACCAGCTGTTGGCGTGGAAGAAGGACACCTTCCTGGTGATCAACAAGAGCTCGGCCATCTCCGAGCTTCCGACCAGCATGGTCGGCGTCAAGCTGCCTCCACTGGCCAGCGGCGACTACGTCTACAAGGTCCGCCGCGTCGGCTAG
- a CDS encoding LLM class F420-dependent oxidoreductase produces MTAITLGMPINYAGDFRETIANLADFESAGVGRIAVPEAYSFDAVSQLGFIAAKTEKMELQTAILPMYSRTPTNLAMTAAGLDYISGGRAILGIGASGPQVIEGFHGVKYDYPLGRAREHAEICRKVWRREKVEFHGKHYTLPLDAEHGGSGLGKALKIINHPVRERIPMLLAAIGPKNVELAAELFEEFQPFLFHPEYVDAAFGEALAAGKARRDPSLGDLKIVVQAAALITEDADAIDNALAGVRHHAALYIGGMGARGKNFYNSLVQRYGYVEEAKLIQDLYLDGKKQEAAMAVPDELVRAMSLIGPRSVVAERLEAFARAGVGVILASPVAGSHTERVETMEALADIIG; encoded by the coding sequence ATGACTGCGATCACCCTTGGCATGCCCATCAACTACGCGGGCGATTTCCGCGAAACCATCGCGAACCTCGCCGACTTCGAATCGGCCGGGGTCGGACGCATCGCGGTGCCCGAGGCCTACAGCTTCGACGCGGTGAGCCAGCTCGGATTCATCGCGGCCAAGACCGAGAAGATGGAACTGCAGACCGCGATCCTGCCGATGTATTCGCGCACGCCGACGAACCTCGCCATGACCGCGGCGGGACTCGACTACATCTCCGGCGGCCGCGCGATCCTGGGCATCGGGGCGTCGGGACCGCAGGTCATCGAAGGATTCCACGGCGTGAAATACGACTACCCGCTCGGCCGGGCCCGCGAGCACGCGGAGATCTGCCGCAAGGTGTGGCGCCGCGAGAAGGTCGAGTTCCACGGCAAGCACTACACCCTTCCGCTCGACGCGGAGCACGGCGGCAGCGGGTTGGGCAAGGCGCTGAAGATCATCAACCATCCGGTGCGCGAGCGGATCCCGATGCTGTTGGCCGCCATCGGCCCGAAGAACGTCGAACTCGCGGCCGAGCTGTTCGAAGAGTTCCAGCCCTTCCTGTTCCACCCCGAGTACGTCGACGCCGCTTTCGGCGAAGCGTTGGCCGCGGGCAAGGCGCGCCGCGACCCGTCGCTGGGCGATCTGAAGATCGTCGTGCAGGCGGCGGCGCTGATCACCGAGGACGCTGACGCGATCGACAACGCGCTGGCCGGTGTGCGGCACCACGCCGCGCTCTACATCGGCGGGATGGGCGCGCGGGGGAAGAACTTCTACAACTCGCTCGTCCAGCGCTACGGCTACGTCGAGGAGGCCAAGCTCATCCAGGACCTGTACCTCGACGGGAAGAAGCAGGAGGCCGCGATGGCGGTCCCCGACGAGCTGGTGCGGGCGATGAGCCTCATCGGCCCGCGCTCCGTCGTCGCCGAGCGCCTCGAGGCATTCGCCCGCGCCGGGGTGGGCGTCATCCTGGCCTCCCCGGTGGCCGGCTCCCACACCGAGCGCGTCGAAACGATGGAAGCCCTAGCCGACATCATCGGCTGA
- a CDS encoding inorganic phosphate transporter: MTVEMLILVLLIVTALGFDFTNGFHDTGNAMATSIATGALKPKVAVGLSAVLNLVGAFLSVEVAATITKDVLKIQGKHGELIPGLDPTKALLIIFAGLVGGILWNLFTWLFGLPSSSSHALFGGLIGAGLAAIGTSGVNWSGITAKVIVPALLAPVIACIVATAGTWLVYKITDSLAAHQKDDGFRYGQIATASLVSLAHGTGDAQKTMGVIALALIATGHLSAESVGHGLPIWIVFTCAAAIALGTYLGGWRIIRTLGKGLVEIAPPQGMAAEASSAAIILTSSAAGMALSTTHVATGSILGTGVGKKGAQVRWQVAGRMVVAWVTTLPAAAVVGAVCYALAHLLGNLGGAIAIFVVLVALSGYMYWHAQQNKIDHNNVNAEWDEEAGLMPADETAAAPERANA; this comes from the coding sequence ATGACCGTAGAGATGCTGATCCTTGTGCTGCTCATCGTCACCGCACTCGGATTCGATTTCACCAATGGCTTCCACGACACCGGCAACGCTATGGCCACGTCGATCGCCACCGGCGCCCTCAAGCCGAAGGTGGCCGTCGGCCTTTCCGCGGTACTCAACCTCGTCGGCGCCTTCCTCTCCGTCGAGGTCGCGGCCACCATCACCAAGGACGTCCTGAAGATCCAGGGCAAGCACGGTGAGCTGATCCCCGGCCTGGACCCGACCAAGGCGCTGCTGATCATCTTCGCCGGCCTCGTCGGCGGCATCCTGTGGAATCTCTTCACCTGGCTCTTCGGCCTGCCGTCGAGCTCCTCGCACGCCCTGTTCGGCGGCCTGATCGGCGCCGGCCTGGCGGCCATCGGCACCTCGGGCGTCAACTGGTCGGGCATCACCGCCAAGGTCATCGTCCCCGCGCTGCTGGCTCCGGTCATCGCCTGCATCGTCGCGACCGCCGGCACCTGGCTGGTCTACAAGATCACCGACTCGCTGGCCGCCCACCAGAAGGACGACGGCTTCCGCTACGGCCAGATCGCCACCGCCTCGCTCGTCTCCCTCGCCCACGGCACCGGTGACGCGCAGAAGACGATGGGCGTCATCGCCCTGGCCCTCATCGCGACCGGCCACCTCTCCGCGGAGAGCGTCGGCCACGGCCTGCCGATCTGGATCGTCTTCACCTGTGCCGCCGCCATCGCGCTGGGCACCTACCTGGGCGGCTGGCGCATCATCCGCACGCTGGGCAAGGGCCTCGTCGAGATCGCCCCGCCGCAGGGGATGGCCGCCGAGGCCAGCTCGGCCGCGATCATCCTGACCTCGAGCGCCGCCGGCATGGCGCTGTCGACCACCCACGTGGCCACCGGCTCGATCCTGGGCACCGGCGTCGGCAAGAAGGGTGCGCAGGTCCGCTGGCAGGTCGCCGGTCGCATGGTCGTCGCCTGGGTCACCACGCTTCCGGCCGCCGCCGTCGTGGGCGCGGTCTGCTACGCCCTCGCCCACCTGCTGGGCAATCTCGGCGGTGCGATCGCCATCTTCGTTGTCCTCGTCGCCCTCTCCGGCTACATGTACTGGCACGCGCAGCAGAACAAGATCGACCACAACAACGTCAACGCCGAGTGGGACGAGGAGGCCGGTCTGATGCCGGCCGACGAGACCGCCGCCGCCCCCGAGCGGGCCAACGCCTAA
- a CDS encoding DUF3349 domain-containing protein, producing MATFDSIVGWIRQGYPQGVDRTDFPPLLALLTRVLDEKDVTRVAQTLADEAGIPTVTEQQIHDAIERVTDQSPTPEEINQVASRLAAGGWPLAVTVADS from the coding sequence ATGGCTACGTTCGATTCGATCGTCGGCTGGATCCGTCAGGGCTACCCCCAGGGCGTGGATCGCACCGACTTCCCTCCCCTGCTGGCCCTGCTGACCCGCGTCCTCGACGAGAAGGATGTCACCCGCGTGGCGCAGACCCTCGCCGACGAGGCCGGCATCCCCACCGTGACCGAGCAGCAGATCCACGACGCGATCGAGCGCGTCACCGATCAGTCCCCCACCCCCGAGGAGATCAATCAGGTCGCCTCACGCTTGGCGGCGGGCGGGTGGCCGCTCGCGGTCACCGTCGCCGACTCCTGA
- a CDS encoding DUF3349 domain-containing protein gives MDRPQLLASVVRWLRAGYPNGVPSGDYIPLVAILRRQLSDDEVQEVANSLAAEAAAAAAPEPPSTVVTDVPEITRIDAGVEINKLTDELPSESDLDRVRSVLVGAGWPFDDEPLRRRGSDDADPE, from the coding sequence GTGGACAGGCCCCAGTTGCTGGCGTCGGTCGTCCGGTGGCTGCGCGCCGGCTACCCGAACGGCGTCCCCTCCGGCGACTACATCCCGTTGGTGGCCATCCTGCGCCGCCAACTCTCCGACGACGAGGTCCAGGAAGTGGCCAATTCGCTCGCCGCCGAGGCGGCCGCGGCAGCCGCCCCGGAGCCGCCGAGCACCGTCGTCACCGATGTCCCGGAGATCACCCGGATCGACGCCGGCGTCGAGATCAACAAGCTGACCGACGAGCTGCCCAGCGAATCCGACCTCGACCGCGTCCGCTCGGTCCTCGTCGGCGCCGGCTGGCCCTTCGACGACGAGCCGCTGCGCCGACGCGGGTCGGACGACGCCGACCCCGAGTAG